The DNA segment gtgggcagagacagagtcaGTGCCACCCCCTCCTAGTGCCTCTCTGACCACGCCCGCCCCCCATCTAGAGGCTCGTCCCAAGTGTTGAGAAAGCCAAACAGCACTGCCTCCTCCGTGGGGCTCAGCTTAAGGACCACATAGGatctgaggggcagagagctgacTCCAGGCAGCAGGACAGGGGGTGAGAGCCAGCCCCAGAGAGCCAGACAGCGGAGCATCCTggctgtgactttgggcaagccgCTGCCCTTCTCTGAGCATCAGTGTCATGGGCTGTTTGATATGAGTGATGAACTTGACAGGTTTGTGAGGATGAGACGACACAGCACTCAGGAAGAACCTGACACACTGCTTGGCTTGCAGTAAATGATGCCGTTCGGTCACAAGGCCCTGGGGCCACCCTGAGCTGGACCCTGGCAGCTGACCGGCGGTGGGCAATGACGCAGACTCACCGACACGACAGTGAAGGCTGTGTTGACGATGCCGGAGCCAATGGTGGCATATACAGGCTGCTGCACCCCCGCCTTCTCGAAGATACTTGTGGAGTAATAGAAAACCTAAGGGTCAGAGAATTTGTTGGGACTTGGCCAGGTGCCGTGGCTCTTTCCCCACCTCCGTCGCTGTGGGTATGGGACACGGGTGAGTGTAGAATGAAGGGGACATGTCTGGGTTTTGGTTCTGAAGGAAAGCTGCTCCATTGGAAGGGGCTTGTCTGTTTTAAGTTTGGGATCTGTTCACAGCACACACTTGACCATGGGGTTTGGTTGGGCCCAAAGGaaagggtgggtgaggggcactcACAGCGTTGATGCCCGACAGCTGCTGGGACAGCTGCAGGACCACGGCGATGAGGATGGGCTGGCGGTAGGCGGGCGAGCGGAACAGCTCCAGGATGGTGACCTTCTTCTCCCGCATCATCTGCCGACTCTCCTCCTTCATCTCCTGCAGGTCGCGGGTCACGTCAGCCGTCCCGCGCAGCTTCTTCAGCACTGGGGGGAccggagggaaggtgggggtggctcagagcaggaaggaggctggggcgggaggggggctggggagagggcagagcccCGCCCGTACCGCTCTTGGCCCGGTTCTCCTCGTTGCGGTTGATGAGCAGGAAGCGGGGGCTCTCGGGGCAGAAGGGCAGCAGGACGCACTGCAGCAGCGCCGGGACGAAGATGACGCTCAGCAGCAGGGGCCACAGCTCCTCGCTGCCCATGATGGAGTCCAGGCCAAACACCTGcgggcagcaggggtggggaaagcCGCCCTGAGCGCCCTAGCCCCGCCCCCACACGGGCCCCGCCCCACCCAGTGGCCTCCGTGGTGTCAGCGGCCGCTTTACCCCAGTGTCCTCATTTGTCACATGAAGAAAGGAGGACCGACCTCACAGCATAAGTGGGAGGACAAATGGCACATGGCATAGGGGCTGTCACTCTGCGGCGGGACAactttggggaggggaaagggaaagccTTCTAGAGAGAGGGTAGTGTATACAAGGAAGGCCTCAAGGCCTGCAGGCAGCAGAGAACCTGGCATGTGGAGGTCCCAGGGGGCTTCCCTGTGGCTGGCTCCCCAGGGGAAGGACAGGTCACGAGGCTGGGACCAGAAGGGCCAAGTCATCTGGGACTTGCACTCACACCAGGGAGGCCTTGGCGGAACTGTGAGTGACAAGAGTGCTCTCTGGGGCCTGTGCCTACTAGGGTGTGTGCACGAGGCTATCCCTTGCTGCGGGGCTGTGGAAGGCTGGGTGACAACTCTGATCAGGGTGTCATCTGGACACAGGAGAGCCACCAaagctgtggggtgggggcagtgctgGGCAAGGAGACCCAGCCCCCGCTTACCTGGGCGATGAGGATGCCAACAACGATGCCCAGCTGGTGCAGGGTGCCCAGGGCCCCACGGAGGGCCGTAGGGGACACCTCCCCCACATACATGGGGACGAAGCCTGTGGTCAGGCCACAGTACACACCGATGATGAAGCGGCCCAGGATCAGCATCTCAAAGGACTTGGCCAATTTCGAGAAGCCCATGAGCATAGAGGACAGGACGGCCAGCAGGTTTATTATCAGCATTGAGTTCCGTCTGGGGGTGGGGTCACAGGTCAGGTGGGTGCCTGGATCTCCCCAGATTCCCAGGGGCTAGGTCATAGGCAACACCCTGAACAGGCAGGGAagtctcccccactcccatctgGGATGCCCTGGCCAGGGCCAGGACCCCTTCTGCTCACCGGCCAAAGCGGTTAACAAAAAGGCCCACAGAGAAGGAGCCAATCATGCCTCCTACAGAGAAGATGGCCACGGAGAGGGACCACAGCGTGGTGAGCGTGGTAGGCAAGATGCTCTCCCCATAGCGGTGGATCCAAGTCTGGTTGTAGAACTCTTCAATCACCTGCAGTGGGGGAAGCAGCCTGTTGAGTCGGCCGGGACCCAGCCTCCTTTTCCCCTTGCACTGCACTGCCCCCTCAAAGAGGGCCCAGCACCCGGCCAGACCCCAAACTCACTGCATGTCATTGAGCCAAGTCCCTCTCTTTTgtgggccttagtttccccagGTGAGAAACAAGGGGATGGGCTCCATCTCCAGAGTGGCACCAGCTCTCCTGCTTCCCCCAGGTGTGGTTTCCAGTGCTCTATGGTTTCATATGTTCCACAGAACTTGCTGGAGTGGACAGCAAATGACCAATGGTGGAACTTCAGGCGCAGAGCAGAGACAGGTTCAGGGAGAAAGTGCTTCTTCCCACTTGCCCCTTTTCTCTTCAAAGTGCCTAAGGTGCTAGGCTCTGGCCACCTGGTCCCTGTCCCCAAACCCCTGCTGGGAAGGAAATACAGCTGGACAGATGGTTCCACGTTCCAGACGCTCTGGGATGAAGGGAAGGCTCATGGACTTCACGCTCAGGGCCTGTTGTGACCAACCTGCACATAAGACATGCTCCAGAGACTTGTGCAAATTGCTTTCTGACCCCCAGGCCCAGCTATTTGTGGGAGTTACACCCTGAAGGACCCatggcctcctcccctctccagggTGCCGAGCTGGGAGGCATGGGGAAAGCTAAGGACAAGGAAGCAGTTCCAGGAACTGGAAACACCTGTCCTAGAGGCCTGCCCACTACCCCTGCCCCCGCCCAACGGAGGGCCTTACCTGATCCACCGGTTCTGCCTGAGCACGTTCACCCTACTCTAAggcaacacagacacacacccagtGCCACGGGACTGGCCAGACCCACCCAGCCACATGCGTAGCTGGGCACAGGCCCAACATACCCAGAAACAGCTTCCTGTGTACATGcaccatcacacacacatactagtGCTCACGCAATCTGAATATTCCTGGCTTCAGCCAGTCACAAACCTGGATGTCCCTCTTTCCCTTCAACCACCTGCAGCTCAAACTTGCGTAGCTAGCCCATCCTGGCACCCCTCTGCACATGCATGCTGCAAGTTCATGTGCACGCAGCAGTATGCAGCCTCTTACACAACCTGCATGCCACTGCCCTTGAACCTCTCTAATCCTCCCAAGCCCCAGGGGTCTAGCAGAAAGGATGCGGTGGGTAAGCCATAATTGCCAAGGGGAGAACGAGGCTCTTGGTCCCAGGAATGCTCATCGAGTATGCTGGGCCTGGCCGCACAGTTGCAACGGGTCCTTGGCTTCTaccttcttcctgccctgctgCCATGATCTGTCCCAAGTCTGGAGACAACTGACAGAGGCCGGCCTCTAGGGGGTGAGGACAGATTGACACAGgaatggggagaggaggaaggcagaccTAAAGATCTTATGTCCCAAGGAAGCCAGACAGAGTGTAGGGGTTAGGAACCTGGATAACAACtgagttcagatcccagctccaccatttatCTCAACTGGGACCGAGGGCAAATTATTTCATCTCAAATGGCGACATCAGCAATATCTATTTCATCATGCTGCAGGGGAGTAATGAAACGTAGAGTGCTTACATGGTTCCTGGCACGTTCACTGAGCCAAGGGACCCCACCATGTTCTGGTACTGACCCAAGGGCAGTCAGACCACTGACAAAGTacaaccaaccctgcatcccatcATTCAAAATCAAGGCTCCTGCCAG comes from the Acinonyx jubatus isolate Ajub_Pintada_27869175 chromosome C1, VMU_Ajub_asm_v1.0, whole genome shotgun sequence genome and includes:
- the SLC2A1 gene encoding solute carrier family 2, facilitated glucose transporter member 1 — its product is MEPSSKKLTGRLMLAVGGAVLGSLQFGYNTGVINAPQKVIEEFYNQTWIHRYGESILPTTLTTLWSLSVAIFSVGGMIGSFSVGLFVNRFGRRNSMLIINLLAVLSSMLMGFSKLAKSFEMLILGRFIIGVYCGLTTGFVPMYVGEVSPTALRGALGTLHQLGIVVGILIAQVFGLDSIMGSEELWPLLLSVIFVPALLQCVLLPFCPESPRFLLINRNEENRAKSVLKKLRGTADVTRDLQEMKEESRQMMREKKVTILELFRSPAYRQPILIAVVLQLSQQLSGINAVFYYSTSIFEKAGVQQPVYATIGSGIVNTAFTVVSLFVVERAGRRTLHLIGLAGMAGCAVLMTIALALLEQLPWMSYLSIVAIFGFVAFFEVGPGPIPWFIVAELFSQGPRPAAIAVAGFSNWTSNFIVGMCFQYVEQLCGPYVFIIFTVLLVLFFIFTYFKVPETKGRTFDEIASGFRQGGAGQSDKTPEELFHPLGADSQV